The following coding sequences are from one Halococcus hamelinensis 100A6 window:
- a CDS encoding DUF444 family protein, which translates to MGLRDDLDRYREVGEERRQDLAEFIQYGDLGGSRPDSVRVPVKIIDLPGFEYDRRDAGGVGQGDGDTPPVSYT; encoded by the coding sequence ATGGGACTGAGGGACGACCTCGATAGATATCGTGAGGTCGGCGAGGAGCGCCGCCAGGACCTCGCGGAGTTCATCCAGTACGGCGACCTCGGCGGGAGCCGTCCGGATTCGGTGCGGGTCCCGGTGAAGATCATCGACCTGCCGGGGTTCGAGTACGACCGGCGCGACGCGGGCGGGGTGGGCCAGGGCGACGGCGACACCCCACCTGTCTCTTATACACA